The nucleotide window AATTGACCTACCTTTTGCTATAGACATTCAAAGGGAGAGTAATGCACACCGCTCTAAGAGTCATTGGCCTGTGCGGCATGCTGCTCGCTGCCAACGTGTCGGCGCAGGACTCGGTAGGTGTTTCCTGCATTGGGAGGATATTCCACGATTGGGACAACGCCGTCGGGATCGCCCTTGACGGTAACCTGACAGTCGTTGCAACGCAACTTTCAGGAGTGCACTTCCTGGACTGCAGCGTTCCTGAACAGCCGGTTCAGATAGGCACCTGTCGCGGAAATGCTTCCAGTGAAGCCGTAGTGGTCCGCGATGAATTTGCCTATGTGGCCGCCGGCCCGGATGGGCTGGCGATCTACGACTACTCCGAGCCGCGCCGCCCCACAGCAGTCTCAATGTTGCCACTCCGGGGCCGCGCCTGGGATATCGTTCTGAACGGCGATCTGGCTTATCTGGCACTCGATGTCGAAGGCATTGCGGTAGTCGATGTCGCGAATCCGGCGGAGCCAGAGTTGCTCATGGTGCTTGACACCGTCGGTTCGATTCGCAAGATCGCTTTGGCTGAAGACTATTTAGTCGTAGCCGCCGATACGGCCGGGGTCATGATTCTTGACATCCGCAATCCGCGCCGCCCTGAAGTTGTCAGCATCACCTTTGTCCCCGGCCAGACCCGGGCGGTGGCTGTTGATGGTCGAATCGCCTATCTGGGTGCCCACTCGCGCGGCTTGCAGGTGCTTGACTTCTCCAACCCCATTGCGCCTCAGGTCGTCGGATCTCTCGCGACCCCGGACAACGCCATCGGCATGGCTTATGATGAGGGTCGAGCCTACATCTGTGCCCGGTCAAGCGGGTTGCGCATTGCCGACGTTACCGACCCCCGCAATCCAATGCTGTTGGGAATCTTCGACTCACCGGGGAATGCCCGTGATGTGGTCATAAGGGAGGGGGCTGCTTATCTGGCCGATCTTAGTGCCGGTTTTCGCATCGTCGATGTGACCAATCCGGCTCAGACCCGGGTGATTGGATTCTACGACACACCGGACTACATCCTGAATCCAAAGTTCTCGAGTGCCGTCTTATCAGGTTTCTTTCTTGTTGTTACCAAAGGCGAAGCCGGTATGGGGATCATCCAATTGGCGGGACAACAGCCCCCGTTAAACCTCGGCAATTACAACTCCCCCGGTCGCGCGTTGGATGTCTTCACCTCGGGGACAACGGCGTATATGGCAGACGATTCAGCGGGGCTGCGGGTGGTCAGTTTTGCCAATCCGGCGTCGCCCCGCTCGGTTGGATCCTATGGCCAGACCCAAGCCGTTCAAGTGAAATATGCCGGCGAATTGGGAGCAATGGCGGCGCCCTATATGCTTGTTGCCAGTCCAGCAGCCGGTGTGCAGTTCTTCGATGTATCAGCACCCGAATCGCCACAACTTGTCCTTACGGTCGATGAGTTAGGCGGGACACGGTCGCTTGCGGTCTTTCGGATGGGCAATTCGTGTCGAGTCTATTGGGCGGCCGGCGAGAGGGGGCTTGCGACGATGACCATCTCGGATCCGCGGCAGCCCGATCAGGTTCAGGTTCGGACGTTCGACCTTGGCGGGCCGGTCTATAATGTCGCCTCTGGCGGCGAGGTCGATCGGGTCTATGCAGCCGT belongs to Calditrichota bacterium and includes:
- a CDS encoding T9SS type A sorting domain-containing protein → MHTALRVIGLCGMLLAANVSAQDSVGVSCIGRIFHDWDNAVGIALDGNLTVVATQLSGVHFLDCSVPEQPVQIGTCRGNASSEAVVVRDEFAYVAAGPDGLAIYDYSEPRRPTAVSMLPLRGRAWDIVLNGDLAYLALDVEGIAVVDVANPAEPELLMVLDTVGSIRKIALAEDYLVVAADTAGVMILDIRNPRRPEVVSITFVPGQTRAVAVDGRIAYLGAHSRGLQVLDFSNPIAPQVVGSLATPDNAIGMAYDEGRAYICARSSGLRIADVTDPRNPMLLGIFDSPGNARDVVIREGAAYLADLSAGFRIVDVTNPAQTRVIGFYDTPDYILNPKFSSAVLSGFFLVVTKGEAGMGIIQLAGQQPPLNLGNYNSPGRALDVFTSGTTAYMADDSAGLRVVSFANPASPRSVGSYGQTQAVQVKYAGELGAMAAPYMLVASPAAGVQFFDVSAPESPQLVLTVDELGGTRSLAVFRMGNSCRVYWAAGERGLATMTISDPRQPDQVQVRTFDLGGPVYNVASGGEVDRVYAAVDGSGIAILAIDREESLLGFIELTGPVHKMAQRGDHLHVANGEDGYRLFDLSAPDAPNEVGYYDFDAEFSPCLGFTLLADNVVAVVDTGSIRILDVAEAMRVEQNAHPVPKDHLFAIYPNPFNAALTISYEGLQAKPTRIGIYNLSGRLIREWDVEGNLGVAGRRLTWDAADAANGTYWVWMESSQGIALKKVVLLK